The genome window CAACATCTAACACATCATCACTTAGTAAGTTATCAGCTGGTAAGCGCAAATTGAAGCACAAGGCACATGATATAACCCCAGTAGTTATGGTAGATTTGGATTCTGTTGATGAACCCAACGAAGAAGTTTTTGTGTTGGATCCTTATAAAGGAATTTCAACAGGTGTGCAATTTAtattatttaatagtcaattgtTTTTTATAAGATCAAAAAATCTCATTAATAGAAATTTATTTTTATGTAGACTATTTAGATCATGGTGACCAGGATCTTATATGTGAGATTTGTTATGCAAAGTTGTGGACTTCAGAAGGTGGCAAAGGTCGTATAACAATGGATAAACTATGTTATGGTTTGTGTTGTGGATATGGGAAAGTTGAGCTACCAGTATTAAAAGATGCTAATTCGGAGTATCAATAGTTTTTTCACAATTCCGATACGAAAAGCAAGTTCTTCTTGAAGAATATCCGACGTTATAATTCTATGTTCTCTTTTACATCTATGGGTGGAAAGGTTGATTCGAAGATCAACAAGGGTAATGCCCCATTCATATACCGTATTAGTGGTCAAAATTGTCTTAGTCTTGGTAGCTTAAGACCGCCTAATGGGAAACAAGCTAAGTTTTCTCAGCTATACATATATGATACTATGATACTGAGAACGAGATTTCTAACAGACAAAGTGTATTGGGGTAAGCATATTATTTGGTTGATTTATAATTTTTGACAACTTATAAGTGTTACTCGAATAtaattattgtttgttatttaaattttatttatttttttctcaTAATAGGAATCAACTATCTTCACATGAGAAGGAGTTGGACGTTGAAATAATTGAATACCTCAGAGAATTTTTAGATTCTCATAACGAGTTGGTTAAATCGTACAGAATGGTAAGAAACCACTTTCATGAGAATCCTCAAGCAAACTTAAAGCTCCGTCTCATTTACAAAAGAGACAAAGATGGTAGGACTTATAATCTACCATCCACTACTGAGGTTGCTGCACTGATTGTTGATGATTTAGATCCATCTATTGATCGTCGAGACATTTTAGTTGAAACTGAATCTGGTATGCTTAAACGTATTAGTGAGTTACACCCATCCTATCTTGCTCTTCAATATCCCATTCTTTTCCCTTTTGGTGATGATGGATATAGGATCGACATTCCTCATAGAGAAGGTGTAACAACCAAAAAAAAATACGACCAAAATGCACAATGCGGGAGTTCTTTGCATATAGAATACAGGATCGAACTTGTGGTTATTCTTTGCTTTTAAACTCCAGAAGACTGTTTCAACAGTTTTTGGTTGATGCTTACACTATGATTGAGAGTGAAAGGCTCAATTTCATACGTGGTAAGCAGAAGAATCTACGTTCCGAGTCATTTGAAAATCTCCAAACGTATAAGGACAATGGTAAACAAAATTTATCAAACACTGGTCAAAAGGTAATTTTACCTTCATCTTTTACTGGAGGTGCTCGGTTCATGCAACAAAACTACCTGGATGCTATGGCGTTATGTAAGTGGTTTGGATACCCAGATTTTTTCATAACCATTACTTGCAATCCCAAATGGCGTGGAGTTTCAAGATTTCTTGAAGATACTTCCATTAAAGCAGAAGACAGGCCTGATATATTATGTCGATTGTTCAAGATGAAGCTGGATTCAATGATTAAAGATATAAAGGATAATAATTTTTTTGGTGAAATCAATGCCGTatgattttgttttatttttgtactTCATCTACAGTTTTTCTTATAATTTATATGTCATTTTATGTAGTATGTTACTAacacataaattttttttttgtgtagttgtTTATACAGTTGAATTTCAAAAACGTGGTCTACCGCATGCacacatttgtttattcatgaaGGTGGATCATAAACTTCCGACTGTAGATCATATAGATCCTTTTATTTCTGCTGAAATTCTTGATAAATCAGAAGATCCTCAATTACATTATCTGGTGTCTGAGTATATGATTCATGGTCCTTATGGGACTGCTAACCTTAGTTGTCCTTGCATGGTTGACAACGTTCTAAACGATTTCCGAAAAAATTTTCGGATCATACAATTATTGACTCAAGCGGTTTTCCGGTATATCGAAGGCGAGATTCTGGGCATACTGTTATGAAAAAAGGTGTTCAATTAGACAACCGAAGTGTCGTACCTTACAACAAAGGTCTATTAAAAAGATACCAAGCACACATTAATGTTGAATGGGGTAACCAAGCTGGTTCGATAAAGTATCTTTTCAAGTACATCAACAAAGGACCTGACCGTGCTACGGCAGTTTTATATACTGATTCAACCGGTACTAGCAATCAGAAAATAAAAGATGAGATCAAAGAATACTATGATTGTAGATACATATCAGCCTGTGAAGCTTCTTGGAGAATTTTCACAAACGAAGTTCATTATGGATTTCCTTCTGTAATGAGGCTACCTTTTCACTTACCTGGTCAACACAATGTAGTATacggtgaagatgatgatattgaagatgtgttgaacaAACCATCTGTTGCTTCATCTATTTTTTTGCAATGGATGCATTTAAATGAACATGATGAAGAAGCACGTAAACTGACTTATGTGGAGTTCCCATCAAAGTATGTTTGGAACTTAAAAGATAGATGCTGGCAAGTACGAAAAAGGTATAAAACTGTTTGTAGAGTTCATTCTGTTTCGATTGCTTCAGGAGAACCTTATTACTTAAGGATTCTTCTAAATAAAGTTAGAGGTCCTAAATCATTTGAAGAGATTCGAACAGTGAACGGACAAGTATTTCCGACATTTAAAGATGCATGTTATGCGATGGGTCTTTTAGACAATGAATACGAATATGTTGAAGCCATTAAGGAAGCAAGTTTTGAAGCTCACTGTCGGTATTTAAGACCATTATTTGCGACATTGCTTTTAACAAATACGCTATCACGACCTGAATTTGTGTGGGAAAAAACTTGGCACTTACTAGGAGACGATATTCTATACAAGCGTCGCAAAGAGACACATATCCCTGGTaagttattattttattttcataGGAAGTAcctattatattttttattttttatatattttctttCAACATATGTTTAATTTTACCTTATACTATGTGTAGATCTAATGATTCCTGAACATCATTTGAAGAATCTTATTTTGGTGGAAATCGAGAATTATTTAATTTCCAATGGGTCAACCTTAAGTAGGTTTTCTATGATGCCCTTTCCAGACGATGATTCTTTACGTCAAGGAACTAATCGTCTAATCAATGAGGAATTATCGCATGACACACATGAGTTGAAAAGTGAGTTTAGTCGATTGAAAGAATCtctaactgaagagcagttaaaCGTTTTTAACGAAATTGTCAATGCAGTGGAATGCCAAAGTGGAGGGTTGTTTTTCGTATATGGTTACGGTGGAACAGGGAAGACTTTTTTGTGGAAGACCTTGGCTTCTGCAATCAGATCTAAAGGTCAGATAGTGTTGAACGTTGCTTCAAGTGGTATTGCATCATTATTATTATCTAGAGGAAGGACAGCACATTCTAGATTTAAAATTCCCATAAACTTGACAGAAGATTCCATGTGCTTCATTAAGCCCAACGATGACGTTGCTAATCTTTTAAAAGAGGCAAAGTTGATTATATGGGATGAAGCCCCTATGGTACACAAGCATGCGTTTGAGGCACTAGATCGAACAATGAAGGACATTCTATCGTCTTCTACGAATAACCATTCTGAGCTACCATTTGGAGGTAAAGTTATTGTGTTTGGTGGTGACTTTAGACAGATACTTCCTGTTATCCCAAACGGTACTAGACAGCAGATTGTTAATGCATCTTTGAGTTCTTCATATCTATGGTCAGAATGCAAGGTTTTAAAGTTAACAAAAAACATGAGGTTAAGAATTGGAGCTGAATCATCTAACAGGGATTCGATTCAGAAGTTTGCAAAATGGCTACTTGATATTGGTGAAGGAAACATTGGTTCAGAAAACGATGGTGAAGCGTTTATAGAGATACCCGATGATTTAGTAATTACCGACTCAGATGATCCAATTCAAAGTTTAATTGACTTTGTTTATCCTTCTATTTTACATCAGTATAAAAATCCTGGATTCTTTTCAGAGAGAGCAATTTTAGCACCAAAGAATGAAGTAGTTCATAAGATTAATGATCGATTACTTTCATTATTTCCAGGTGAAGAAAAAGAGTATTTGAGCTCTGACAGTATATGTCAAACTGAGCAACTTCTTGATTCTTTTCAACAAGGTCTATACTCTCCTGACAATTTGAATGCTCTGAAAATATCCGGTTTACCTAACCGTAGGTTGGTTCTTAAAGTTGGTGTTCCTGTGATGCTTCTTCGAAACATTGATCAACAGAACGGATAATGTAATGGTACTAGACTTCAAGTAACCTTTCTTGGTAAAAGAGTAATTGAAGCGGAAGTAATATCCGGCGGAAATATCGGCACAAGAGTTTTTATTCCAAGGATTAGTATGGTTCCTTCAGACAAGAAGATACCTTTTCAATTTTAAAGAAGGCAATTTCCTTTAACAGTTTGTTTTGCTATGACAATTAACAAGAGTCAAGGGCAGTCGCTATCTAGAGTTGGTTTAtatttaaaagatcctgtttttacTCACGGTCAATTGTACGTCGCGTTATCAAGAGTCAAGAGCAGGGAAGGTGTTAAAATTTTATCATTTGATTACGATGGTAAACCTACAGCGAAGACTTCTAATGTAGTGTACAAGGAGATTTTCCGTAACTTATAATTTAATTGTGTATTTCATTTTCATATATTCCATATTTTtatttaagttattttgtttttcataatAAAATGTCATAATTTATATCAAATGTTGATATTTTTTAATATTCTTAAACATCTCTCATATAGATATCTCATATTAATTCTATTCGGATTGGATTTATTCACTAACTTTGTCCACTTGAATGGTAATAGGGTTGTTTGGCAACAAGGTGGAATAAAGTGAAAACTACTTTATTAAGTttcaaaaaaattattatatcatATGTATTTTAACAGATTTattcattattttaatattaaaataaaatcattaATTGTTAATTACACTTTTTTAATTTATTGGATGGTACTATATAGCTTCGTTGCATCCAAGTATATTAAGGAAGACATATTGATTTAAAAGAATAAATATAAGGATTTCATATTTATAGTCAACAACCTGTTATAAAGTATTTGTAATTATAAAAGATACCAACGTTTCTATATTATCAAAAATATGATATTTATGTTTATAGTTTACCAAGGTACAAAATAAAACATGTTAACGTCTACTTTGATGTCCCAAAAAAAAgatccaaacaagtaattctaACAAAATAAAGTCATAATTTCATCTACACAAACACATGAAGCATTATGGTTACTTTTTAACTGTTAACCTTCGTTAACAGCATCCACTTGTGATAAGATCAGGACATTTCCTTCACATAAAAACCTGAAATGCAATGTATCACCGAATCGAATGCCATTCTCCTGCATGAACATCGGCCAACCTTCGATAGCATACCTTACACCATTTCCATTCTTCTGCCGTCTAAGATTCATGTCTATGGTTTTTCCATTCATGTTCGTCACTTTTAACTCATAGACTTTATTTTTTAATCTGGCAATTCTTACAACATTTGCAGGCATTCTCTgcataaaaaaaaaagaattcttTAAGTATTAGTTATAcataatctattatatataaacAAAAATTGTTTAAGTATTACTTTTATTGATGTTATGATATTTGTAACTGTCATTGAGTATTATAAATAATCATACCATGCGGTTTTCCCCCTTCATTGTGAACTCATAACTAACAGTTTTCTCAACATCATTTATCCTTGCAACATGTTTTGGTTCGACATCCAATATCTTCAACCGGCTGCGAGTTCTTCGTCCAACTGTTGATACGTCTGCCATTTCCACTTCTGTTCCGCATATCGGCCTTTTATTGTTGTCCGGGTTACTATAGTCCGCAATCTgttttcctttgtttttaagcTGTTAACACAATGAGGAACGTTAATTAGTAATATCCATCAATAATTAAGTAAATATTTGTACATGTATGAAACGGAATACTCATTTATTGTTATGTTCAAAATAAGTACATCTTCTTTTCTTGGTTCTTGTGCCTCTTTTATGTTCATACTCTTGGTTCCTGCTGTTGAGTTATCTTTTTCACCTTCATCCATCTGTGTATCATGATTTATAAAATCCTCCAAATTTTATTGTAAtgtattttaatatttataaaggAGTGGTTATTACCTCAGTTATTATTACCTGATCTATTGAATCATCTCCTAGACAGAAGTTCTGCTATTCAATGAAATACACAAAATAAGTACAATTTTATAAAATACTATTATACGTTAGTTCATAATACTTACGAAGTCAACGTTTTTGTAGTACGTATCCCTAGGTATTTCCAGCAAAGAGTcatcttcactttcttctttgtTTTTACGATCTATCTCAACTCCTCTACGATAAATTTTCAACTCAAATGTCACGCTGTCCATCTTCATCAACAGGAGTATATCATCTTCTTCGATTGCAAGATCACGAAATAGCTTCGGACACCCTTTTGTAAGAACATAATTATCATTGATTCTTTCGGTCTCAACTTTCCAAATCTAGCCTGCTGCATAAATGTTATAATAATCGTTCACTGGCGAGTAAGAGTAACATGTTGTTACATAAACATCCGGAATCACCTGAAAAATTTAGTATCAAGTATTGTAAAACTATAATAGAGTAAATATGAACTCACACAAGTTAGTGCACTTACTATAATCTTTAAAACTCCGTAACGGTTTACTGTCACAAAAGATTCACCACATATGTTTTCGACGAAGCAATCTATTTCAATGTTGTTGTCTTCGATTATCCTTAAGCGCAATAACGTCCTCTTTTGCAACTGAAGGTCCCTTACGACATTACTCCATCCGTCAGTGATAACGCATTCCCCACTTACACTTCTTAAAGAAACTCGCTAACTTTTTCCACTTATATGATGTATCATTATTTTTGTTCTTTGCCAATAATTTCCATATACATTCTTAACAAAGTCAATTGGTAGCACCTGCGTTTTAAATTTTGCTGATAATGTTAGCTaatataatgtatataaaatGATTTGTAACAATTGTAGCATACCAGTTTTAACGATGAAGTCTCTTCTAACAAAGCAACACATGATCTACTCATTTTAGATACCTGTAATGTAACAACATCTTTTAGAAACATTTACTTTTGAACTTTAAGTCATGCATATATTTTGACAATGATATGAAAACTACCTGTTAAGCAATATTTAGACAAACTGATGTTATTAATATCCTTTTATGTACGATTTTGAAGATTTCAATGTATAATTGTCATATACACAATACTAAAGGAAGTATTATCTCATCATCATATTTGTTTACAACTAAACAAAAGTCTCATTTTCCTAAATAAATTTATACGGACATATTTGGTTTTTATAGCTACCTTAAACTATAACTATATTTTAGTTCATAATCAGAAAATAAAATACACAAATATATTATAATCTTATATCAATATAGGTGAAAAAATAGTATAAATCATAAACTTTATTCCATGTTCATAACTCAATCAATCTTCCAAATCAATCTATTATCCAAGAAAATCATACTTTCATAAGAATATGAACAAAATCTATCAACCAAAACACAATATGAAGCCAGAAATCTAAATTTACAAACACATGCAATACATATAATCCATTTTATGTATGCATAGTATACTAAATCTCAACTCAACAAATACCTAAACACAAAATTTCACGTCTATCTAGCAATTAATCGGTCAAAACAAACTTCCTATGTATTATTTGTAGTTCTAAAGACAATTTTCAGTTTGTAAATCaaaaaatacattgttttacagGTGATCGGAGTTATTGCCGGAAAAAGTACCTTTACCAAAGCTTTCAACCGGCGATTTTGAGATTTCTTGAACAATGTGAAGGTTGAGAGCTCAAGTTAGGGTAAGTATAGGTTGAAATGATGGGATGATTTTGATAGATACTATAATATTTTAACTATTTATTTGTTTATtcgaaatcttttattttacatttACCTTTTTTTTTGTGTTCCTTTCTCCAATATTCATAATTTTTGTTTGTATACTAATAATGAAATATAAATTATGTTCTCttaataaattacatattttcgtCATAAACTATTGCTCGCTGtttttgtttaagtgtttttctattttttagtttGATTGTGTTATGAATTATTTTTTTGATCTTTTTCTTATAAATCACATCATTCAAATATGGATATTACATATATTATATAGCACATTATAATAACCAAAAACCATTGACTTGCATACCACAATTTTTTTGAATCCAAGCAAAATTAAAACTGAGAATATTATTTAAACATAAGAAAAACTTATTATAACGAACAAACAATCCATAACTCAACTTTTCCAAAAGACTAATTGTTTTTTTCACCAATCGTGTTATCTTCTTCCATTGCCTCATATTCTTCTATTTTGTTGCGTTTTGATTCTGGAGGAAAATACTCTTTATAAAGTTCGCCATATAGCGTTGGGCAATCCTCCCAAAAACTTTCATGCGTCCATAAATTACAAATAATTTTGATGTAAAAAAGGAACAATGTTGATAAAAgtaatttaaaatttgaattgaAGTAAAAGACAACTATAATATATTACCAGATATTCTTTAGCATAGTTGACGTATAACCACTCAAACGGCCATGATGATAGCCCTTCATTCCATTGTTTACACACACATTTGTATTGATCAATGGATCTACCATTGAGCCTAATTAAGAATTCAAACAGTATAATATCGAAAGGAATATAAACCATTATTAAAAACTTCAAAACCTATGTTTTGAAGATGCTATGTATATCCTTTATATAATAGATTAAGTTGGGCCAAATGGAATAAACCAAAAAAAAACGATTTATACTTCTAAATGGTAAGTCTATTTATAAATGTCAATGTTTTACGGTTTTTATTATAATTCCAATTTAACAAAAATATTAAGTCAATCAAAATTTATCTTTTAAATAATAGATTCAGTTTTGTTCGAATTTTAGGTATATTGAACAAACATATTAAGTCAACCAAAATTTATAGTTTATAAATGGAAATGGTATTTTATCTTTAAAAATTGATTTGTTAATTAAAGAATTTTATAATCAATAAAATCGTTAATTTACATTTGAAATCCTTCCAAAATTTATATTAAGAAATGTTAAATAAATTTTAATTCAACCGAAATTTTAATTTACACTAGAAATCGTTAATTTACATTTGAAATTTTAATTTCCATATTTATATTATTGCTAACATTATCATGGTTCAACATTTTAAAAAATTCCAATTATTTGCAATAACGTTCAACAAATATTTTCAATGATAATATACCATTAACATTGAGATTTTTAAAAACCTTGATATGACaattaaattttataattttcgAAATTACTGTTAAGTTATCAATTCCAAATTTGATATCGTGATTATTATATAATACACCATAGACCATTCTTATAATCACTCATGCAAATACAATTTCATACAATGGTTGATCTTCCTTTTGAACTAATACTTTTCCAAATTTTAATCAAGATTGATACCAAGTTAATACATCGATTCAAGTTGGTATCTAAACAAATGCAAACGTCTCTGAGGAGGTGTTGATAATTGAGAATGGTCAACGTACTGTCTATCAAGTTTACGATGATGACAAGTAACAGTGTCGTTCAATGCTTACCATTACTAATTGactaatattatatatatatatatatatatatatatatatatatatatatatatatccacaaATGTTATAAAACGGACCattgtaataaatatatataaaatattattatcaATCAAAATAGAGCGACTCGTGGGTaccacgggttataacctagtgacCTTATAAGCGAAATCAAATAATGACCTTATAAGCGAAATCAAAGTGTCAACTTGAACGAAaccacaagagcgaaacctctgatttcgcttttaccgtatgagcgaaatcactcaagtaccttcgagcgaaatcagttcaCCAGCCATTTTCTAtcagttttaagttgtttttagGTCAGAAaatctcaagggtttgttattagacaATATTACACAATGTGTCAAAAGTTTGTCCAATTTTATCCGTGAAAACTTgaaaatctgagaaaagaaggtgtagaaatcagaattttccagcgaaaacgagctaaacggtaagaactcttcctcctgagctctgataccacttgtaggatcgagaaacgacctaacgagtcaatcagaagagtgctcagactgaatcagactgaagaagtgaagacatgtatttgtcaaagactcgatggacgactcgtcaccatctgagggggagtctgttggtgcactacatctgtcgacttcgtcttggatcgagtcttagattgcattgtatagattagggcacgttatacgagaaaataggagaatgtatgtgtcttagatgttgatttcgctcatagggtattAGGTAGTGATTTCGCTTATAAGGTCatgagctgatttcgctcatgtggacatgtggtccttggagcgaaatcatcaacactatatatagtgttcatgagcgaaatcaggtgaGTTGTTGTACgatttccataccgaagtgctgccggtgtgaagactgcttgTATTTGTGATtttatcaatacaatcagtagttaatagtgaaatcaagctaaataaagactgaatcaatgaattccgcctctgattcagtctgagcactcttctgatcgactcattcgggtcaggtcacgatcctacaagtggtatcagagctcaggaggaggagttctgcagagattagctggaattcatcttgttttcttacttctacactttctttcatcatttcagagaGATTTACTGGTCGAAAATtgttcaaaatttcacagattgtgtataaTTGGACATTgataaaccctggaaagtttgagaCCTAAATTCAAAGTAAAATGGttatgtagacgtaacattcctacagttagttttgtgtgtgtttttacaagtggtattgtttcacgatcctacaagtggtatcagagctcaggaggaagagttcttaccgtttagctcgttttcgctggaatattctgatttctacaccttctttcttcatgagaACGAGTTTTATtggtcaaaattggatcaaaatttcacagattagaggaaattggacatagacaaatccctgaaagtttgataCTGAAATAcagactaaaaatggacaaaattatggcccgagttgatttcgcttatacgaacattctgtgatttcgctcatagatcactctaatttcgctccaatggAAAAGTTCAAGGGTGATTTCGTTCTTAGGACATCATtcttgggatttcgctccaaaggtccttctgatttcgctccagtgtcacatcaatcagtgatttcgctcatgtgtcaggCTAATTTCGCTCTAGTGTCAAGTTTTTAAGTAATTTCGCTCCAGAGTActgatctgatttcgctccagtgaaCAATATCAGTGTTTTCGTCTTTGTGAACactatgatttcgctcatatgtcactGATGTATCAGATTTCGCTTTTGTGTGCAATCtggtgatttcgcttttgtggttTATTGGGATTTTGCTCATAAGAACAATTCTGATTCCGCTTAAGGATTAACaagtaatttcgctccaaagagtTTTCTACTTGAAAACTCTAATTTCGCTTGACAGGTTGTTTTGAGAGAAAACGTGTCGGGATTGTTAGAAAAATGGCAATGatatttgatgaacaagaaaattattattttgagaaTTTTAATAATTGGAATCGAGGATTTATAGATGAGAGTTATAGAAATGTGAAAAAGG of Helianthus annuus cultivar XRQ/B chromosome 1, HanXRQr2.0-SUNRISE, whole genome shotgun sequence contains these proteins:
- the LOC110920377 gene encoding uncharacterized protein LOC110920377; its protein translation is MKKGVQLDNRSVVPYNKGLLKRYQAHINVEWGNQAGSIKYLFKYINKGPDRATAVLYTDSTGTSNQKIKDEIKEYYDCRYISACEASWRIFTNEVHYGFPSVMRLPFHLPGQHNVVYGEDDDIEDVLNKPSVASSIFLQWMHLNEHDEEARKLTYVEFPSKYVWNLKDRCWQVRKRYKTVCRVHSVSIASGEPYYLRILLNKVRGPKSFEEIRTVNGQVFPTFKDACYAMGLLDNEYEYVEAIKEASFEAHCRYLRPLFATLLLTNTLSRPEFVWEKTWHLLGDDILYKRRKETHIPDLMIPEHHLKNLILVEIENYLISNGSTLSRFSMMPFPDDDSLRQGTNRLINEELSHDTHELKSEFSRLKESLTEEQLNVFNEIVNAVECQSGGLFFVYGYGGTGKTFLWKTLASAIRSKGQIVLNVASSGIASLLLSRGRTAHSRFKIPINLTEDSMCFIKPNDDVANLLKEAKLIIWDEAPMVHKHAFEALDRTMKDILSSSTNNHSELPFGGKVIVFGGDFRQILPVIPNGTRQQIVNASLSSSYLWSECKVLKLTKNMRLRIGAESSNRDSIQKFAKWLLDIGEGNIGSENDGEAFIEIPDDLVITDSDDPIQSLIDFVYPSILHQYKNPGFFSERAILAPKNEVVHKINDRLLSLFPGEEKEYLSSDSICQTEQLLDSFQQGLYSPDNLNALKISGLPNRRLVLKVGVPVMLLRNIDQQNG